Genomic DNA from Salvia miltiorrhiza cultivar Shanhuang (shh) chromosome 1, IMPLAD_Smil_shh, whole genome shotgun sequence:
TCGAAGTACGGAAAAGCATACTGTGAAGGGACGGGCATTTAATGTGGATGACGTCAACCACGCGGGCGAACACTCTGATTAGATTACTCTGAtccagagcgaactagtcagaccagaggggggagtagctgatgaggagtaatatatgcaaaGCAGTGGAATGACCTTTATCAGGGaaacggacctcgccagaggaacggatgccGTCAGAGAAACGATCTTGGTCAGAGGAACGGGCCTTGTCAGAGGAACGGTCTTCATTAGAGAAATGGCCTctgtcagagaagtcacccccccccgccagaggaatggctttcgccagagaaatcaccaaaagagcggAGAAATCTCCTGACTAAGGgcaaatttactattatatcctcAACCACACGGGGTGCATGTTTTAGcaatgaatttactattttgcccttagcttgtaatctataaatagtcaTGCATACGCACTTTGTAAACTACGATATCTTCACTTGCAATACTATAGCAATCAGACTTTCGTGCTCTCAACTttgtttttctctctctctctcgattttccaaacaacactaggtataatttgTAATTCGACAACAAATCACCGATTAAATCTGTATACGTTCGATTATAATTCACCAACTACAAATCCCAATTCTTGGTGGCTGCATGCAAGAGCACTAGGGTTTGTTGGTTGTCAATTGGTTCTGAAATGATATAAACATGCTCTAATTATACTCTATGATGGTTAAATGTGTTGTCTGTGCTTTGTGTGTTCGTGTGCTTACGTTGTGATGTGTAGTTGGCTGTCATCTTAATTGTGGGGTGTGTAGTTGGCTGCCATCTTAATTGTGAGGTGTGTAGTTGGCTGCCATCTTCATGTTTGGTGGTTGTTCTTGCTATCTTGGTGTGCTGGCATTAATTGTGGGTTGTGTAGTTGGCTACCACCTTAATCTTGGGGTTGTGTAGTTGGCTGCCACCTTAATCTTGGGGTGTGTAGTTGGCTGCCACATTCATTAATGCACTATATCTTCATGTAGGCATTTACAAAAACTGCACAAAAACATGTGCCCTACTACAGATTCTAAACTGCACTATATCTTCATGTAGGCATTTACAAAAACTGCACAAAAACATGTTTCCTACTACAGATTCTAAACTGCACTATACCTTCATGTAGGCATTTACAAAAACTGCACAAAACCCTTCTAGATGATAGCTTTAATCAAGCAACATCATGGCATTGAAAAGTTCTTCAATGCCATCCATATTTGCTTCATTAATGCCTAATCTATCCATTAGCTCTTCTAGTCCTTCCTCTgcacctttctctttcaaatACTTCATGCTTTGTGTGACAAGTTCATGGGGGACTTCCAAACTTGTTGGAAGCAAATCTTGTCTCATCAATGAACCTTTCTTCATATGTGGCAGCTTGTAACAGTTATTGCCTTTCACCTTCATGATCTCCAACATGCAATTCTATAAGCTTAAGAAAACACAATTTAAAGACATTGGATCTAGGTCTTCATAAGCTTTATGCACTGCATTTactaaatcatcaacatcactgCATGCAATTTCAGTTTGTAGGCTTTGAATGGCCCTAAAAAACCCAAGGTCATTGATATTGGTATCGGGTGAGTTTGGAGGTTGATTCACAATGTTGATATTGAAACCATCACGTGTGGCAGCCTCTCTAAACTCCAAGTCATCATTGCAAATATGTGGTCTTGCATTATCTTGTTGAATAAACACATCTTTGCTTGCAAAAGAAGGCCACTTGGTTATGATGGCAGGCACAATATGTGTTGTAAAAAAGTAAGCATGCAAATGGTCAGGTCTTATAACTTTTCAATCTGCCATATAAATGATGCATATAGGCATTACCTTGTTGATGAAAAAGTCTCTCATAATTGGTTTGCTCACACTTTCTATGGGCTTTTGCTCTAGAGTTCCAGCCACCCTGTTCTTACTTGATCTTTTTGCTGCCACCATCTCTGTAAATGGGAATATGCCTATATTCCCATCAAATAAAATGCTCCCATCTTCAGCAAACAGTGGCCGGCACACTACAGATATGAACATCACCTTTTTTATGAAGTTCTTGTTCTTGCATGTTCTATGTGGTTCAGCCTCTGTTGGTGTTAAATAGAACCTGTGAGAACTCTTGGTTAAGTAAAACCATTTCTCATCTACGTGTACAATGTTTTGCATGCTCTTGAACCTCAAGTTATGTGACAGCCTGCCAATCTCTATTGCATCTAAGCAAAACCTCAACCTTAACAGCTTATTTTGGGCTGTAAGGTCAGGTCTTAGTGCACTCGTGTGAGCTTTGATCAGACCTTGATCTATCCACCGACCTACGGTGCTCTTGCTGCAATTTATGCCAAtagctagggatggcaatggatcttggacccgatccagatccgtggatccagatccatttttacggatctggatctcatttttttggacccgcggatctggatctggatctggatctcattttttaaaacggatctggatctggatcttgaaatttgagaTTCGGATCCGACCCaaatccgacccgtggatccgttttatataattatattatttattttgtatatttattttattaataatattagatatattaaaaattaaaaataacagaCAAATTAGAATTACTTTGCAAAGAATTTGTATtgcatgaatgtattttgtgcaatatttttcatgatggaaattagatattgattttatgattttttttaatttaatttaaaaacagtagatccatggatctggactcGCGGACCCGCGGATctaacggatctggatctggatccaaaattttcagatccacggatctggatctgataaacaaaaatggatctggatctggtattgatgagatccggtccagatccggcccgttgccatccttaccactagctagtctccTTATGGTGGACCTCTTTGTTAAATCTAAACTTGCAATTAGTTCTAGGTCTATTTCAACTCTTTTTCTCCTTGGTCTTGCTATCTTCTTACTTGATGAGTTTATGGCATGCCCttgattttgttgttgttttgcCTCAGCCCAAATGCGCGAAACAGTCCGCCGGCTGACGTGGAATTTTTCCTCCATAGCTTTCATCTTCCCTCTTGGTGGCTTTCCATTTTTGCtttcaagaagaaggaattgaaGCATAGAAGACCTCTCCTCTGTTGTTAAATCTTTTCTTCTCATCCTCTTTTCTTGGATTTTCTTCTGGTCACTTGATCATGTAAAAATGGTGAGCAAACAATAGCTTTGTTTATATAGCTGTAGATGGACGTACATTGTGGTGTTTTCAAATTTTATGGAATGAAATGATTAAGTTTGGACCCCAAATTCTGCCGCCTTTTTTTTCCCTCTGTACAGCCGTGTTTTCCTTTAATTAATTGTAGTGTTTAAAAGTAGAtctaataaagataaaatcacataaaataacattaaataaagcACTAATTTGTGGTCCCTACTACttttacatttaatttaactCTCCTTAATACTCGTGCCTAGCGATGTCAATGGACGGGTTTTACCTGGAccagaaccattaaaattgttACGGTTCCGAAACCAGAACCGATCCATTGCTTATTAGATCCACACCGGACCGGACCATTAAGTGATAAATAAAATGGTTTTGGGTAGGTTAATTACCCATGAATCTTATCAGACCCATATACCCAATAATATCCATTACCAAACTTAAAAAAGCCCAAAAAAGATCAAAAAAGCCCATGGTCTCAAACTCTCAAATCTCAATTCTCGtctgaatttgaaaattggatCTGCACGCAGCGTCGCAGCCGCTTCACGCACACCTCAAttcctccgccgccgctgctcgcCTCCGCCGCCAATTGGTGTCGCCTCGCTGCTGATTGTTGTCGCGCTCTCTGGAATTCGCTGCTCTCCGCCGCACGCCGCCGCGCCGGGAGTTCCTACGCTCTCCGCCGCACGCCGCCGCCGCGCCGCGAAGCTGCTCCTGCACTCCTCAAGGTAAACCCTCCAGCACCGCTAAGCTGTCCTTCCTTAAACAAAAAGCTCACCTACTCTGAATTAATTTAATTCTGGATATTTAGAAGCTTCTGCCAAAATGCCCCAAATTGAATTTTCATAAAGGAAGCAGATAAGGAGCTAATTGAAGTTTTACCCAATAATTTACTCAAAAAATGCATTCCCAAATCCAGTTTGTGTTGCTTTGGTTAGCTTATTTGGTTGAATGCTGAAAACTGCTTTGTTGATGAGAAGTATGCTGATTTGAGCGTGGATGAATTCTCAAAATGTACCAGTTGCAGTCGCAGCTACTTCCCTTCACCATCTCCAACTTTGTCTTCCTCTGTTTCTCAAGGGAGAGAACTTGATTCTTGAACTCTATGAAAGACTAAACCAATCCTTTAATATCAAATCCATTTTGTTTTGTTCtgttttattttcttgaagAGTTGGGAGCTTCTTGTTTTGTCTGCATCCATTTTTTTGCAATAGTTTGGAGTTCTGAGAAATTATTTCCCTTTCTCTTTGAGAAAATGTTGTCTGCTTCATTGAGTAATCAGCAGATGACTCTGCCTTGTAGCAGGTGATTTCATCCTTCATTTCTTGTCATGATTTCCATtattgtgtgtgtgtctgtgaaGTATGATCAGAATATGCCAAATTGCCAATAGAGGAGGATGACTATATTCATCTGCTAGTCTGCTACAGTTGTAGATTGGCTACTGAGTTTGAGAAAATTTTGTTGCCTTTTTTACTATCTTCTGCTGCTGCATGTATTTCACATACATTCCATTTTCAAGAATCAAGGATAATGCTACTAATTTTTTAGTGGGGGTGTGGAGaaaacttttttaaaaaataaaaaataattttttagagggagggaggggtgggtggggttgAGGTTGAGGGGGTGGGGAGaaaaatttaacaaaaaataaaaaataattttttttttttttgggggggggggggtcgtggggtggggtggggggtgaGGGGTTGGGTGgtctatttttatatttgttgGAGTTGAAGTTACAACGTAAAAGATAGTTCTAAGGAAAGAAAAAGGATGCTGGTTTGATCTATTGTACTATAGTTTCTCTTTGTGTTATTATTGTAGTACTCTGAATGgaagattttattatttaagttgttttTGAAATTATGAAAGAGACACAAAGGCATATTGTTTTGATCATGTTTCTGCAATGTCCTTAAGATTGGATGTACGCCTTATTGATTGCTCATGTTTTATGAATGGGAacaatttgaattgttttttgGTCCTAatctaattttcttttctttttttgtcctTTTTTGTGGTGTGATTGGCAATTCAAGGTGGTATAATAATGCTTTCATTTGGTGACATTACTTTATGGGCCTCACTGATGCACTGAGCTTATTGTTTGCGGCTGCTGTTTGGTTCGCTAGTTACGCTTTGGTTGCAGTTCTTGGAGTCTTCCAAGCCTTTGATTTTCTCCGTATCTCCATTTCCACCTAACAGAGAACGCCCTGCAAGATACATAGCAGAAAAACAAATAGGAAAGTATCATGGGTTTCGCACAACTAGTCATTGGACCTGCTGGCAGTGGAAAGGTTATTAACAAATATTGTACAGTATCTTATATGTTCaccatatttgagtatttggcATATATATTCGTCAGATGGTGGTGGCAATTTAGATTCATTCTTTGTACGATTTCTTGTTACTATGATGAGTGATACTCACTACTAAGATGCACTCTACCTGGTTGTTGCAGTCTACCTACTGTTCTAGCTTGTACCAACATTGTGAAACTATTGGCCGATCAATCAATATTGTAAACTTAGATCCTGCTGCTGAGAATTTCAACTATCCTGTAGCAATGGGTGAGTTCCTGCAAATTTTTGGTTTATTTATTGTTGTTATTGAGACATGTTCCAATTTGCATGACCTTAATCTGGACACTTGTTTTCAGATATTAGGGAACTCATTTCTCTGGAGGATGTCATGGAGGAGCTTGGATTGGGGCCAAATGGTGGCCTTATCTACTGCATGGAGTATCCTTCACAATATATGATTCCATTCTATATATTGTTAATTAATGATTTAGTGCTGTCTCAGTTTAGTTGTGTCTTTTACCAGAGTGAAACTGTGATTATGAGTTTGATGGTACGTCAGTCTTTCTTTATGCTGTATTAGACTTTGTACAGCCTTAACAACCACATGCACCTGGAAGAAAATCTGGATGAGTGGCTGACAGAAGAGTTGGATAATTATTTGGACGATGATTATTTAGTTTTTGACTGCCCAGGTATCGCGACTGTTTTCTGATATCTTTCCTGTATGTTCAAGAACATAAATTACGCTGTTAATTGTCATGAGTATCCTATGATATCATATGACATTATAGCCACCATTCCGTCACTCTCTCTTCGTGTTAAATGCGTCGCCAATCAGTGTAATTGCTGAGATTTTTTTGTTGCTCATCCAAGATAAGGCATGAACTCCGAGTCCCTTGTCATAAAGTGTCTTTCTCTGCAGAGCTTTCCTTAGTGTTTACTTCTAAAATATTGATGATCTGCTCTAGATACCTTTTTCCTTGGTGTTCATTCTTGTATATCTTCTCACATGATAAACTTTAGTTGGATTGCACTTCCCTTCCAAATTAGTGATGACTTTGATGACATACATGGTTGTCACCCATTGCAGGGCCTTATCATTTAAATCTTCAGTTTTTTGCACAGTTGAATTGTCTTTATTCTCTACCCCCCCTGAAGAGGCACAAAAACTTTATTATCCAACTGATATCTAAATTTTTTACTCTGACAATCACCAACCATGTGcattttatttatcttctggAGCTGAGATTCTGATGCCTCAATTTCTTTTATCATTTAGGCCAGATAGAACTCTTCTCCCATGTACCTGTGCTTAAGAACTTTGTGGAGCATTTAAAGCGTAAAAACTTCAATGTCTGTGTTGTGTACTTACTTGATTCACAGGTACTTGCACATGTATTTTATTTGCATGTCTTTTCCATTTCATCTGTATTTTCACTGAAATTCTATCTTGTATTTTGTATTAGTTTATAACAGATGTCACCAAGTTCATAAGTGGTTGTATGGCTTCACTTTCTGCCATGGTTCAACTGGAgctgcctcatgttaatattcTCTCCAAAATGGACCTTGTGAGAAACAAGAGGGACATTGAGAAGTCAGTGCTGCATACTTTAAATAAATCTGTTTTGTCTTCCTGACTGGGGGGCTTGTTCTGCCATTTATCTTGGGTTAATATATTTTTGATCTGACACCACTTGTTTTGCTCTCTTAGTTACTTAAATCCAGAACCTCAGACACTATTGGCTGAGTTGAATCAGCGCATGGCTCCACAGTTTGGGAAACTTAATAAGAGTTTGATTGAACTGGTATGTTTAgatattatgattttattcaCAGTAAAGAAATTGTATGTATGATGCCAAGCTTGCTTCTCAGAATAGAAGTGTTACTATACTATATGGAACCTATCTATGGGAGGAGAATGCTTCTGGTTTCTACTTGATGCATCTTCTTAATGATATGTATCGGTTTGTCTTAGCAtcaaaagagaaagaagaaaagaaagaatctAAACAATCTAAACTGCCACAGTAACTTCTGATTTCCTATGGGTGTTAAATTCATCTTCTGTTGAACGGCATTTCTAACATTCCCTAAGAATCGGTTGTATATAATATCTGTCATTTTACCTGTTTATAAAGTGATGCAGATGCCCCTAAGTAAGTATTTGCCgttgtttttactttttagcCATTTGCATGGACGTTTTTAAGTGATTCAAAAATCTTTGGCCTCAGGTGGACCAGTACAGCATGGTGAGCTTTTTTCCTCTTGATCTGAGAAAAGAGAGCAGGTATAACATCTCATTATGCATCTTGGGGCACAATTACTTAGTAAGGTGTTGCAAAACATTTTCTACTTTTCTTTATGGTTTCACTTTAATCTCTTGTGTCTAAGTAGAATTCTGACGATGGTCTGCATTGTTCTGTAGTTTAGCTTATgaaatgaataatattatcttatAAAAGCAAATTTCTTTGAGATGTAGTTATAGAACTAATAGTACATTTGGTTAATGCAGCATTCAGTACATTCTGTCGCAAATTGACATGTCTATTCAGTATGGGGAAGATGCAGATGTGAAGATTAAGGATTTTGACCCAGAAGATGACGACTGAATGAGATTTTTGAACTCGTCAAAAAGCAATGCAATTGCCAGGGTTTGCATTCGTTTTGTCAATCGTAGACTCTAATGGTTGTAATCTTGATAACACCTGAATGCAAGAAAACAAACTGCATTTTTGACTTGGTATTGGATAATGGTGGTCATGGTGCATGTGGAGTATTTGATATAACTTTCTTTATGAAGTAATTGTTTCTTTTGGACATAAAAGGATGGAAGTGCAGGCTTTGTGTCGTCAGATTTCCATGCTTCTCTTGATCTCTAGCCAAACCCACCAGTGAAAATTTGCCATAGTTGCTGACTAAAACCACTTCATTTGGTAAAAAGAAAGAGATTAAACAAGAAAAATGTTCGTTTTTGTGCCACGGGATAATTACTCATTTCTTAATATATAAGGTTAATTGTCTATAAATTCATGAACTTTggtcattttttgttttttttccacAATTTTTAAACTTTTGATTTAAAACCAtcaattatcaatttttttccaattttttaaGCGCATTTCTGGGAAATATCGAACACACGTGGAGGCCGAATTTTGTCGACATGGATACGCAAAAAATTACTAAAACGA
This window encodes:
- the LOC131006491 gene encoding GPN-loop GTPase 3 is translated as MGFAQLVIGPAGSGKSTYCSSLYQHCETIGRSINIVNLDPAAENFNYPVAMDIRELISLEDVMEELGLGPNGGLIYCMEHLEENLDEWLTEELDNYLDDDYLVFDCPGQIELFSHVPVLKNFVEHLKRKNFNVCVVYLLDSQFITDVTKFISGCMASLSAMVQLELPHVNILSKMDLVRNKRDIENYLNPEPQTLLAELNQRMAPQFGKLNKSLIELVDQYSMVSFFPLDLRKESSIQYILSQIDMSIQYGEDADVKIKDFDPEDDD